GAACATTCATACATTTCCTCTATGCAAGCCTCTGTGTGCCAGATGCCAAACAGTGAAAAGAAAGTATGGCCTATTAAAAGTAGATAGATGTACGAGATCTTAACCCAGTTAACGCTTGTAAACATAAATGTTAACAATACACATATAAATAAGAAGTATCATAAGAAAAGGATTTCATTCAGAGATAGATGTACGAGATCTTAACCCAGTTCACGCTTGTAAACATAAATGTTAACAATACACATATAAATAAGAAGTATTATAAGAAAAGGATTTCATTCAGATTAGTAAGTTAACCCTATTGGAGATGTTTATCCAGCAACGACATAGGTTAATGTATCTTTGCAAGTTATTACAAAATAACTGGCTCACCGCCTGATGTATAGTTCGAGGAAATCCATCAAGAATAAATCCTGCTTCACCCTTAGCTTCTCCAGCTTCAAGTCGCTTGGACAGCAAATCTATTATAATTTCATCTGAGATTAATTTCCCTTGGTTGACAATATCGACAAGCTGAAAAAGAAGGAACAAAGTAAATAAAGAAAATTAGTCAATAGAACAATTTTAGAGGGGAAAAGAGGATAGTGAAGCAAATAAAGAGCAGAATCAACCAAAAGCTGATATATGTAGTTTCATATTTTCACATACTATATAAGCATAGGAATCTGATTTGCCTTACTACAGAAGTAACTCATTCAGTACAATAGATTGAAGAAGCACCAAAAGCATAGATCTGTCACTCTCTTATTTGTTTATCAGAcaacataaaatttatttatttatcggAAAAATATGCCAGAATTCATGAGAAAGCAAAATAATACTCCCGTGACCAAAAATATTGTTTTCTTTGACTTATAAGATTTATTATCTGCTGAAGATTTTCTTTTTATGATTATATCGTCCAGGGTCAGGGGAACAAATGCTAAAAAATGATTTTAACTTAAGTCTAATTTGATTGTAAGATAATGGGCAAAGACCTAAAATATACATCTGAATGTAAGAACTACTACATATTTATCTCTCACGCCACTGACATGGGAAACTTGCAACTTCCTGCTTTATTACTTAGTTATTACCTCACTCTAAAAGATGCCATAAAGCCTGTTGCAACTTTTTCATCTGCTCATGGTTGCCATATTATTACACAAAGTGGCTTCTGATTTTACCATTGAGTAAGTTTGAAATTATATCAACTTTCTAAAACAAGTCAAAGATAAAAGGTTGGGGGTGCAGCGGAGGAGGACACGAAAAGTTTCACCATTGAACCTGGAATTTAGGTTGAGGTTCCCAATGCTGATTTGTAGATCCATATCTTACTTAGCAGATGAGTTACTTTCTATAAACTCTGGTGTTTTGGCCTGCAGACTTTATGTATTACAAGTTTTTGGGAATTACATTTTTTCCTGTTAAACTAGACTTTTGATAAAGCCGTGTATGGTTTGTTTATGTAGTAGCAAGTTCCTTGAATCCTACACTAGattacattaaaaaaaaaaaattattcgtaTTGACTGCTTTTCTGCAGCCTCGGGAAAAAGATTCTAGACTGATGAATCCGACGGCAACTAAACCATAAGCAGATCTCATCTAATGCAGGCCTTATAGGAATCCTTCATTTTATTACAAAATACAGATATCAAACCACAGGTCCAACTTCATAAATAGTTTCCTAAATCCTTCAGGCAAAAGATGGAAACTTTTCCACTCCATCACTTACATattccacacacacacacacacatattctTCAGGCAAACGATGGACACTTTTCCACACCATCACTTAAACATTAAGTATACACACACTCTGGATATTTCCAAAAACAGAAGCCAAAAACGTTGTAGCCTATACAAATTAATTTAAATTCCCTCTTCTCATCTTGCAAAATCTTGGGGctaaaatataaaactaaacCCATAAAAAAATACATGAAATTTAGACCTGAGAAGCGAGGGGTCCATGTGAGGAGAGTTCGTGACGAACGAGATCACCAGTAGCTATGTGAGGTACGCCAAGAAGCTTTGAAAGTCGAGCTGCATACGTTCCTTTCCCCACACCTGGACAACCCAGAAACACCCACTGCACATTTCTGCCCTTGTCTTTAAAACTACTTGCCGGAGAACCTGCCGGCAAATTCGCCACCGCCGGCGGTACTTTAAGGTCGGTTTTAGAAGGTTTATTATAACATAAACCCCGGTGGGTTAAATTGGTGGCTCTACTACATCGCCATCTTACCACTGCCCGGCTCCAAACCGTCATAATTATTTAATGAATAAGCCCAACAGGAATTAGATTACACAGAACTAGAGAGAGAGATATTCAGAAAAATATTGAAAGGCAGAATCTTTGAGAGAATATTGGGATATTTTTTCTTCCTTCCTTTTGGGGGttaattgaattgaattgaatttGATATACAGCAAAGAGTTGGGTTCTGAAAGTCTTTGGAGAAATGAAACACGTGGGTggaaaaatgagaaagggaaaTCTGTGTTTGAGAATAGTACTACGTACTAGTATTTGCCGACCATGAAAAAGTGAAGATTATTACGTCACCTTTTAGGCATTTGTCAAGTTTCAACGCAGAGGGCACGGGATCTACAAATGGATGTTTTCCAAGATTTAGTGTTGCGACACGTTACCTTCGAACCTGAGCGAAGATTTTAAGTTTAGGTGTTTCGGTTCCTAcgttatggcgattaaggacacgTATGATGAGTAAAGACTCGAGTTAGGACAAGAGGAGGTGACTCTATACATTTTCCGAATGTAATGGGGTTACACTAAAGTTCTGCGCTTAGACCATTCTTATTCGCCCCGGTGATCAACGtattaacacaccatattcaaggggaggtatCATAGTGCATGTTATTCGCcaatgatatagttctgattgatgagtcgcgagccagtgttaacgagaggctagagGTTTGAAGATAGGcacttgagtctaagggtttcaagttgagtaggacgaagatggaatacttggagtgtaaattcagcgttgagccaggggaagtgggagtggatgtgaggcttgaatcacaggtcatcccgagtagaggcagcttcaagtaccttagttcggttatccaggggagaggggagatcgacgaggatgtcacacaccatattggggtaggatggatggaGTAGAGGTTAACATctagagtcctgtgtgacaagagagtactaccaatactcaaaggtaagttctataaagcggtggttagaccggccatgttgtatggggctgagtgttggcccattaagaactcacatatccagaggatgaaagtagcagaaatgaggatgttggggtggatgtgcgggcacactaggatagataagattaggaatgatgttattcgggagaaggtgcacgtggctcccattgatgacaagatgcgagaagtgaggcttagatggttcggacatgttcagagaagaagctcagatgctccggtacggaggtgtgagcggctggttgtggagggcacgagaagaggtagagggcggcctaagaagtattggggaaaggtgatcagacaggatatggcgaggctccagattttcgaggacatgatacttgataggaagatgtggaggtcaagtattagagttgtaggttaagatgtagttgagtcttgacttactGCGTACCATTGTAGGACTAGtcaggtagggtttttgtctaagatagctagtgacaatgttgtgttttactacttcgcttttcaatgcatgtcctatttactagctatcgcttttgctttgcatctttcttatgcatttcatggtattcctatttttcctatgatttttGTGGTGAtattaatattgtctccttttgtacttttatctttttattttcttgagccgagggtctttcgaaaatagcctctctactcttttgggataggggtaaggtctgcgtacatactaccctccccagaccccattagtgggattttactgggttgttgttgttgttgttgttgggttcCGGATTCTAATCGTTTTAAGCtactgagttctaaattaaatatttatatatatttaatgaaaattttaaaacagATATATAGTTTGAACCAAAGTAATTGGGTTCGATCGAACCCGCTCGGGCACTCTAACTCTACCCCTGCTTGGAACTACGATACACTCGTGCTTCTTCCGCAACCAAAGTATTGCGTAATTggactcaaaataccaaaatagatGAAAAAAAGATGTATGAACATTATTATATATAGTGCATGAAATTCATGTGTTATACCTTAACAACAAGTGTTATGCCTTAGTTTGAAAAGGCAATCAAAGATTTAGTACAACACATCAAATACATGTGTTATAACTGAATATGAAAAGACAGTCAGGCATATTTAAATAAGGTAATCTTCTTCTTCACGACGGAAAACAAaaaagcccccccccccccatttttaaAAGAGAAAAACACCATTTGAGCTCACATCTTCCCCAAAATCTTGTCCCTTTATTATTTTATCGATCTATTCAAGGCTACCTCGTGGAGTGAAACTCGTTTATTGCCCGATTTAATTGTCAAAGTGTCAATTTTACTCCATTAAAAAAAAGGTATTTCGAAAGTCTTTTTAGTATAAATGATATATATTTGAGTCATTAGTTGTTATTACTGTATTATATGATTTTGTGCTTGTTTTgagaatatttttgaattttttattttttttatccggattagtgTATTGTTTAGCAAATATGTATGGAAATTGTATATTATACCTTTGTTATAGTTGTTGAATAATTTGTGTTACATGTTGACTATTTTTATAATTGTATAATAATAATATGTGATTTTAATGTTATTTAGTATCTTTTAGTGTTAT
This sequence is a window from Nicotiana tomentosiformis chromosome 5, ASM39032v3, whole genome shotgun sequence. Protein-coding genes within it:
- the LOC104099169 gene encoding probable adenylate kinase 6, chloroplastic, which translates into the protein MTVWSRAVVRWRCSRATNLTHRGLCYNKPSKTDLKVPPAVANLPAGSPASSFKDKGRNVQWVFLGCPGVGKGTYAARLSKLLGVPHIATGDLVRHELSSHGPLASQLVDIVNQGKLISDEIIIDLLSKRLEAGEAKGEAGFILDGFPRTIHQAEILEGVTDIDLVINLKLQEDALIAKCLGRRICSECGGNYNVACIDIKGDGDKTRMYMPPLLPPPHCENKLITRSDDTENVVKERLRIYHETSRPVEDFYRRRDKLLEFDLPGGIPESWPKLLQALNIYDDEDKKSAAA